One stretch of Candidatus Poribacteria bacterium DNA includes these proteins:
- a CDS encoding CRTAC1 family protein, producing the protein MARLGAVVSLVASFCIAAAASPDVRFTDATVSSGIDFRHFDGRSGERYFIETIGSGCAWIDYDNDGWLDAYLVSAADFPTSAEPTTDLPRNRLYRNQGDGTFRDVTDAAGVGDTGYGTGVCAGDYDNDGWTDLFVTNYGKTILYRNQGDGTFRDVTVAAGVADPRWSTAAAFGDIDNDGDLDLYVVFYCKWDLSRNTTCEEQGVPIYCGPEAYEGDADRLFRNNGDGTFTDITREAGVYQPGGKGLGVRFTDVDDDGDVDIYVANDGTPNFLFINDGSAHFEEMAWMAGVDADENGNPQGSMGVAVGDYDRDGRLDIVVTNFQRQYNTVYHNDGSGFYRDASFTSGLGATLPNVSWGTALFDADNDGWLDLFIANGHIQDLVDEYDATTSYAQRNSLYRNRRDATFEDISGDAGSGIALVKVSRGTAFGDYDNDGDIDILVSNAHDTADLLRNDSERGNYLLVSLEGRQSNWLGIGARLTATVGGSSLRTEVCSGGSYISQNDVRAHFGLGDAVQVDRLEIRWPSGIVDVLENVAANRQIRVVEGETSR; encoded by the coding sequence ATGGCACGTCTGGGGGCAGTTGTCAGCCTCGTCGCGTCGTTCTGCATCGCCGCCGCCGCATCGCCCGATGTCCGATTCACCGATGCCACCGTTTCGTCGGGTATCGACTTCCGTCACTTCGACGGCAGGTCGGGCGAGCGCTACTTCATCGAGACGATCGGCAGCGGTTGCGCCTGGATCGACTACGACAACGACGGCTGGCTCGACGCCTACCTCGTCAGCGCCGCCGACTTCCCCACCTCGGCGGAGCCGACAACCGACCTTCCCAGGAACCGACTCTACCGGAACCAGGGCGACGGAACCTTCCGCGACGTGACCGACGCCGCCGGAGTCGGCGACACGGGTTACGGCACGGGCGTCTGCGCCGGGGACTACGACAACGATGGCTGGACCGACCTCTTCGTCACTAACTACGGCAAGACGATCCTCTATCGGAACCAGGGCGACGGCACGTTCCGCGACGTGACCGTGGCAGCGGGCGTGGCTGATCCGCGCTGGAGCACCGCCGCCGCGTTCGGAGACATCGACAACGACGGCGATCTCGATCTCTACGTCGTGTTCTACTGCAAGTGGGACCTGTCGCGGAACACAACCTGCGAGGAGCAGGGGGTTCCCATCTACTGCGGACCCGAAGCCTACGAGGGCGACGCTGACCGGCTCTTCCGCAACAACGGCGACGGGACGTTCACGGACATCACGCGCGAAGCCGGCGTCTACCAGCCGGGCGGTAAGGGTCTCGGCGTCCGGTTCACCGACGTCGATGACGACGGTGACGTGGACATCTACGTTGCCAACGATGGCACGCCCAACTTCCTGTTCATCAACGACGGCTCCGCGCACTTCGAGGAGATGGCGTGGATGGCGGGAGTCGATGCCGACGAGAACGGGAACCCGCAGGGGAGCATGGGCGTCGCCGTCGGGGACTACGACCGAGACGGCCGCCTCGACATCGTTGTGACGAACTTCCAGCGGCAGTACAACACCGTCTACCACAACGACGGATCGGGGTTCTACCGAGACGCGTCGTTCACCAGCGGTCTCGGCGCGACGCTCCCTAACGTCAGTTGGGGAACCGCGCTGTTCGATGCCGACAACGACGGCTGGCTCGACCTCTTCATCGCCAACGGGCACATCCAAGACCTCGTCGACGAGTACGACGCAACGACGTCCTATGCGCAGCGAAACTCGCTCTATCGGAACCGTCGGGACGCGACGTTCGAGGACATCAGCGGGGACGCGGGTTCGGGGATAGCGCTCGTCAAAGTGAGCCGGGGCACGGCGTTCGGCGACTACGACAACGACGGCGACATCGACATCCTCGTGTCGAACGCCCACGACACGGCGGACCTGCTGCGGAACGACTCGGAACGCGGCAACTACCTGCTGGTGTCACTCGAGGGCCGGCAGAGCAACTGGCTGGGCATCGGCGCGCGCCTCACGGCGACGGTCGGAGGGAGTTCGCTCAGGACCGAGGTCTGCAGCGGCGGAAGCTACATCTCGCAGAACGACGTCCGGGCGCACTTCGGACTGGGTGACGCGGTGCAAGTGGATCGGCTCGAAATCCGGTGGCCCTCGGGCATCGTCGATGTTCTCGAGAACGTTGCGGCGAACCGCCAGATACGCGTCGTCGAGGGCGAGACGTCGCGCTGA